In one Vicugna pacos chromosome 22, VicPac4, whole genome shotgun sequence genomic region, the following are encoded:
- the LINGO3 gene encoding leucine-rich repeat and immunoglobulin-like domain-containing nogo receptor-interacting protein 3, with the protein MTCWLCVLSLQLLLLPAAPPPAGGCPARCECTAQTRAVACPRRRLTAVPDGIPAETRLLELSRNRIRCLNPGDLAALPLLEELDLSENVIAHVEPGAFANLPRLRVLRLRGNLLKLIPPGVFTRLDNLTVLDLSENKLVILLDYAFQDLRSLRRLEVGDNDLVFISRRAFAGLLALEELTLERCNLTALSGESLGHLRGLGALRLRHLAIAALEDQNFQRLPGLLHLEIDNWPLLEEVAAGSLRGLNLTSLSVTHTNITAVPAAALRHQAHLTCLNLSHNPISTVPRGSFRDLVRLRELHLAGALLAVVEPQAFLGLRQIRLLNLSNNLLSTLEESTFHSVNTLETLRVDGNPLACDCRLLWIVQRRKTLNFDGRLPACATPAEVRGDALRNLPDSVLFEYFVCRKPKIRERRLQHVTAAAGDDVRFQCRAEGEPAPTVAWVTPRHRAVTAASAGRARVLPGGTLQIRDARPQDSGTYTCVASNAGGNDTYFATLSVQPEPAANRTPGEGRNDTEAAARFPLDLTTILVSTAMGCITFLGVVLFCFLLLFVWSRGRGQHKNNFSVEYSFRKVDGPAAAAGQGGARKFNMKMI; encoded by the coding sequence ATGACCTGCTGGCTGTGCGTcctgagcctgcagctcctgctcctgcccgcggccccgccccccgccgggGGCTGCCCGGCCCGCTGCGAGTGCACAGCGCAGACGCGCGCGGTGGCCTGTCCGCGGCGCCGGCTGACCGCCGTGCCTGACGGCATCCCGGCCGAGACGCGCCTGCTGGAGCTCAGCCGCAACCGCATCCGCTGCCTGAACCCGGGCGACCTGGCCGCCCTGCCGCTGCTGGAGGAGCTGGACCTGAGCGAGAACGTGATCGCGCACGTGGAGCCGGGCGCCTTCGCCAACCTGCCGCGCCTGCGCGTGCTGCGCCTCCGCGGCAACCTGCTCAAGCTCATCCCGCCCGGGGTCTTCACGCGCCTGGACAACCTCACGGTGCTGGACCTGAGCGAGAACAAGCTGGTCATCCTCCTGGACTACGCCTTCCAGGACCTGCGCAGCCTCCGCCGGCTGGAGGTGGGCGACAACGACCTGGTGTTCATCTCGCGCCGGGCCTTCGCCGGGCTGCTAGCGCTCGAGGAGTTGACCCTGGAGCGCTGCAACCTGACGGCGCTCTCGGGCGAGTCGCTGGGCCACCTGCGGGGCCTGGGCGCCCTGCGGCTGCGGCACCTGGCCATCGCCGCCCTGGAGGACCAGAACTTCCAGCGGCTTCCGGGCCTGCTGCACCTGGAGATTGACAACTGGCCGCTGCTGGAGGAGGTGGCCGCCGGCAGCCTGCGGGGTCTCAACCTGACTTCGCTGTCCGTCACCCACACCAACATCACCGCCGTGCCGGCCGCCGCTCTGCGCCACCAGGCCCACCTCACCTGCCTCAACCTGTCGCACAACCCCATCAGCACGGTGCCGCGTGGGTCCTTCCGCGACCTGGTGCGCCTGCGCGAGTTGCACCTGGCCGGGGCCCTGCTGGCGGTGGTGGAGCCGCAGGCCTTCCTGGGGCTGCGGCAGATCCGCCTGCTCAACCTTTCCAACAACCTGCTGTCCACGCTGGAGGAGAGCACCTTCCACTCGGTCAACACCCTGGAGACGCTGCGCGTGGACGGGAACCCGCTGGCCTGTGACTGTCGCCTGCTCTGGATCGTGCAGCGCCGCAAGACCCTTAACTTCGACGGCCGCCTGCCGGCCTGCGCCACCCCAGCGGAGGTCCGCGGCGACGCTCTGCGCAACCTGCCGGACTCGGTGCTCTTCGAGTACTTCGTGTGCCGCAAGCCCAAGATCCGCGAGCGGCGGCTGCAGCACGTCACGGCGGCCGCGGGCGACGACGTGCGCTTCCAGTGCCGCGCCGAGGGCGAGCCGGCGCCCACCGTGGCCTGGGTGACACCCCGGCACCGCGCGGTCACCGCCGCCAGCGCCGGCCGGGCGCGCGTGCTGCCGGGTGGCACGCTGCAGATCCGGGACGCGCGGCCGCAGGACAGCGGCACCTACACGTGTGTGGCCAGCAACGCGGGCGGCAACGACACCTACTTCGCCACGCTGAGCGTGCAGCCGGAGCCGGCCGCCAACCGGACCCCGGGCGAGGGCCGCAACGACACGGAGGCGGCCGCGCGCTTCCCGCTGGACCTCACCACCATCCTGGTGTCCACCGCCATGGGCTGCATCACCTTCCTGGGCGTCGTCCTCTTCTGTTTCCTGCTGCTCTTCGTGTGGAGCCGCGGCCGCGGGCAGCACAAGAACAACTTCTCCGTGGAGTACTCTTTCCGCAAGGTGGACGGGCCCGCGGCGGCTGCCGGCCAGGGAGGCGCCCGCAAGTTCAACATGAAGATGATCTGA
- the PEAK3 gene encoding protein PEAK3, whose translation MSSLEPPTETPGPNAPTWQTQPTYGNLGEVRAHLLPSKACRPRTFEALSTDPQPLPPPLPKKTLTRAQSLPTHKAPRPSPTQAGETQKPLLGSHSVDKSQAGDDRVGPACPPEELPFCSLDPELGLSFHDLHRPEAVHAALEARQLESLRAMHVRLQARLLGGRPGPCRPGHGFRLLDLSPCLESGDALYYRLVRVDEEAWHLLAAKVPRPGAEEPHPWGLELQASLAPHFNLQGLCGLVPRGALPEMPWDQPVVLAAEVPELTVAQWLEGAGAQPPAKFTRAVALLLLQLSAALAHLEARGAALAELRPENMLLVVPRGCTATGPPRLLLADFGRVRPRSPGPLGAHAQQLGHLLRELLGPIAPSATPLAVGLERLAAQLARWRPSAAQTRSALQTLLWGPGPALCRRGAPLGPWLRVHRTLLVLHLAEQAAGGEVPGLEDWLYCGYLAEATEASVELALELLWDQPLL comes from the exons ATGAGCAGCCTGGAGCCACCCACCGAGACCCCCGGGCCCAACGCCCCCACCTGGCAGACTCAGCCCACGTATGGCAACCTTG GTGAGGTCCGTGCCCACCTGCTGCCCTCCAAGGCCTGCCGCCCCCGAACATTTGAGGCCCTCTCGACTGACCcgcagcccctgcccccacccctgcccaagaAGACCCTGACCAGGGCCCAGTCGCTGCCCACCCACAAGGCCCCCAGACCCAGCCCCACTCAAGCAGGGGAGACTCAGAAGCCCCTCCTGGGATCCCACAGTGTGGACAAGAGCCAGGCAGGCGACGACAGGGTGGGGCCAGCCTGTCCCCCTGAAGAACTGCCCTTCTGCTCACTGGACCCTGAGCTGGGCCTCTCCTTTCACGACCTACACCGCCCAGAGGCCGTGCACGCGGCGCTGGAGGCCCGGCAGCTGGAGAGCCTTCGCGCCATGCACGTCCGGCTCCAGGCCCGGCTCCTGGGGGGCCGCCCGGGCCCCTGCCGCCCCGGCCACGGCTTCCGCCTCCTGGACCTCTCGCCCTGCTTGGAGAGCGGGGACGCCCTTTACTACCGCCTGGTGCGGGTGGACGAGGAGGCGTGGCATCTCCTGGCTGCCAAG GTGCCCAGGCCAGGAGCCGAGGAGCCCCACCCGTGGGGCCTGGAGCTGCAGGCCTCACTGGCCCCACACTTCAACCTGCAGGGGCTGTGCGGTCTGGTGCCCAGGGGCGCACTGCCTGAGATGCCCTGGGATCAGCCCGTGGTGCTGGCGGCGGAGGTGCCGGAGCTCACGGTGGCCCAGTGGCTGGAGGGAGCAGGCGCGCAGCCCCCTGCGAAGTTCACACGGGCCGtggccctgctgctgctgcagctgaGCGCGGCCCTGGCGCACCTGGAGGCCCGGGGTGCGGCCCTGGCCGAGCTGCGTCCTGAGAACATGCTGCTGGTGGTGCCACGGGGCTGTACCGCCACCGGGCCCCCGCGCCTGCTGCTGGCGGACTTCGGCCGCGTCCGCCCGCGGTCCCCGGGCCCCCTGGGTGCCCACGCACAGCAGCTGGGCCACCTGCTCCGAGAGCTGCTTGGCCCCATCGCGCCCTCGGCCACCCCCTTGGCCGTGGGCCTGGAGCGCCTGGCGGCCCAGCTGGCCCGCTGGCGGCCCTCCGCCGCCCAGACGCGCAGCGCGCTGCAGACGCTGCTCTGGGGGCCCGGGCCGGCGCTGTGCCGCCGCGGAGCACCGCTGGGGCCTTGGCTGCGGGTGCACCGCACGCTGCTGGTCCTGCACCTGGCCGAGCAGGCCGCCGGTGGGGAGGTGCCCGGCCTGGAGGACTGGCTGTACTGTGGGTACCTGGCCGAGGCCACTGAAGCCTCAGTGGAGCTCGCCCTGGAGCTGCTGTGGGACCAGCCCCTCCTGTGA